One window of Streptomyces sp. SUK 48 genomic DNA carries:
- the ribH gene encoding 6,7-dimethyl-8-ribityllumazine synthase translates to MSGKGAPELSVRNAGDLRVAVIAAQWHEKVMDGLVNGALRALGDLGIDEPTLIRVPGSFELPVAAKVLAARYDAVVALGVVIRGGTPHFDYVCQGVAQGLTQVSVETGVPVGFGVLTCDTEEQALDRAGIEGSSEDKGHEAVIAAVSTAATLRSVSEPWH, encoded by the coding sequence GTGAGCGGCAAGGGTGCACCGGAACTGTCCGTACGCAACGCCGGCGACCTCAGGGTCGCCGTCATCGCGGCGCAGTGGCACGAGAAGGTGATGGACGGTCTGGTGAACGGCGCCCTGCGCGCCCTCGGCGACCTGGGGATCGACGAGCCGACCCTGATCCGGGTCCCCGGCAGCTTCGAGCTCCCGGTCGCCGCCAAGGTGCTGGCCGCGCGCTACGACGCGGTGGTCGCCCTCGGCGTCGTCATCCGCGGCGGCACCCCCCACTTCGACTACGTGTGCCAGGGCGTCGCCCAGGGCCTCACCCAGGTCTCCGTGGAGACCGGCGTCCCGGTCGGCTTCGGCGTGCTCACCTGCGACACCGAGGAGCAGGCCCTGGACCGGGCCGGCATCGAGGGCTCCAGCGAGGACAAGGGCCACGAGGCGGTGATCGCGGCGGTCTCGACGGCCGCGACGCTGCGTTCGGTATCCGAACCCTGGCACTGA
- a CDS encoding PH domain-containing protein, which produces MSDLPNLPVTFRPGSTRAILLTAAVAIFLTISAVALLLEGLGPGERMSFVVTGALIFWVLAQLARIKVVADESGVTVVNIASRRRLEWAEILQVNLRPGDPWVFLNLSDGTSLPALGIQPGIARQRAIADARTLRALAEAHSAVRLGEDQG; this is translated from the coding sequence ATGTCCGACCTGCCGAACCTGCCCGTCACCTTCCGGCCGGGCTCCACCCGTGCCATCCTGCTCACCGCCGCCGTGGCGATCTTCCTCACCATCTCGGCGGTCGCCCTGCTCCTGGAGGGCCTCGGCCCGGGGGAGCGGATGAGTTTCGTGGTCACCGGGGCGCTGATCTTCTGGGTGCTCGCCCAGCTGGCCCGGATCAAGGTGGTCGCCGACGAGAGCGGCGTCACCGTCGTGAACATCGCCAGCAGGCGGCGCCTGGAGTGGGCGGAGATCCTTCAGGTGAACCTCCGTCCGGGCGATCCCTGGGTGTTCCTCAACCTCAGCGACGGCACCAGCCTGCCCGCGCTCGGCATCCAGCCGGGCATCGCAAGGCAGCGGGCGATCGCCGACGCCAGGACGCTGCGGGCGCTCGCCGAGGCCCACTCGGCCGTCCGCCTGGGGGAAGATCAGGGCTGA
- a CDS encoding hemolysin family protein: MSVLQLVLAALLVLANGFFVGAEFALVSVRRSQIEPLGTTQARQVLYGLERLPQMMAAAQFGITLCSLTLGAVAEPTVARLLEPVFEAVHLPDGVIHPLGYVIALAAVVFFHLVIGEMVPKNLAMAAPEKAALWLSPGLVWFARVCKPITVSLGAVAQAVLRLFRVEPKDEVEAVVTSEQLNRLLEDSGQAGLLDPEERERLEDALELGSRPVTDVLLRRESLVTVTPAVTPGEIVRLTAHTGYSRFPVAATEQGAFMGYVHVKDVLDLEDSERAVPQNIWRPMTTLRAELPLDDALTVMRRAATHLAQVADPSGKVLGLVALEDVLEMLVGEVRDPAHREIPDIPEQALAT; the protein is encoded by the coding sequence ATGAGCGTGCTCCAACTGGTCCTCGCCGCGCTGCTGGTGCTGGCCAACGGATTCTTCGTGGGCGCCGAGTTCGCGCTCGTGTCCGTGCGCCGCAGCCAGATCGAACCGCTCGGCACCACCCAGGCCCGGCAGGTGCTGTACGGACTGGAGCGGCTGCCGCAGATGATGGCCGCCGCCCAGTTCGGGATCACCCTGTGCTCCCTGACCCTCGGCGCGGTCGCCGAACCGACCGTCGCGCGACTGCTGGAGCCGGTGTTCGAGGCGGTCCACCTCCCGGACGGCGTGATCCACCCGCTCGGGTATGTCATCGCGCTGGCCGCGGTGGTCTTCTTCCACCTGGTCATCGGCGAGATGGTGCCGAAGAACCTCGCGATGGCGGCGCCCGAGAAGGCGGCGCTGTGGCTCAGCCCGGGCCTGGTCTGGTTCGCCCGGGTGTGCAAGCCGATCACGGTGTCGCTGGGCGCCGTCGCCCAGGCCGTGCTGCGGCTGTTCCGGGTGGAGCCCAAGGACGAGGTCGAGGCCGTCGTCACCAGCGAGCAGCTCAACCGGCTCCTGGAGGACTCCGGACAGGCCGGCCTGCTCGACCCGGAGGAGCGGGAACGTCTGGAGGACGCCCTGGAACTGGGCTCCCGCCCGGTCACCGACGTCCTGCTGCGCCGTGAGTCCCTGGTCACGGTCACGCCCGCGGTCACCCCGGGCGAGATCGTGCGGCTCACCGCCCACACGGGGTACTCCCGCTTCCCGGTCGCCGCGACCGAGCAGGGCGCCTTCATGGGGTACGTCCACGTCAAGGACGTACTCGACCTGGAGGACTCCGAACGGGCGGTGCCGCAGAACATCTGGCGCCCGATGACCACCCTGCGGGCCGAGCTCCCCCTGGACGACGCCCTCACGGTCATGCGCCGCGCCGCCACGCATCTGGCCCAGGTGGCCGACCCGTCCGGCAAGGTGCTGGGCCTGGTGGCGCTGGAGGACGTCCTGGAGATGCTGGTGGGCGAGGTCCGCGACCCCGCGCACCGGGAGATCCCCGACATCCCGGAGCAGGCGCTCGCCACGTAG
- the hisG gene encoding ATP phosphoribosyltransferase codes for MLRIAVPNKGSLSGPAADMLHEAGYRQRRESKELRVVDPGNEVEFFYLRPRDIAIYVSSGRLDIGITGRDLLVDSGAAAEEILPLGFARSTFRFAGKPGTASSVEDLKGRTVATSYEGIVGRHLADSGVDASVVHLDGAVETAIELGVAEVIADVVETGTSLRNAGLEVFGEPIMKSEAIVIRRTGADAEEAAEPKVQQFLRRLQGVLVARTYVMMDYDCRVEQLEKAVALTPGLESPTVSPLHNEGWVAVRAMVPAKDAQRIMDDLYAIGARAILTTAIHACRL; via the coding sequence ATGCTGCGCATCGCCGTCCCCAACAAGGGTTCCCTGTCCGGCCCTGCGGCGGACATGCTGCATGAGGCCGGCTACCGGCAGCGCCGCGAGTCCAAGGAACTGCGCGTCGTCGACCCGGGCAACGAGGTCGAGTTCTTCTACCTCCGCCCCCGCGACATCGCGATCTATGTCTCCTCCGGCCGCCTCGACATCGGCATCACCGGCCGCGACCTGCTGGTCGACTCCGGCGCGGCCGCCGAGGAGATCCTCCCGCTGGGCTTCGCCCGCTCCACCTTCCGCTTCGCCGGGAAGCCGGGCACCGCGAGCAGCGTCGAGGACCTGAAGGGCCGTACGGTCGCCACCTCCTACGAGGGCATCGTCGGCCGGCACCTCGCCGACAGCGGTGTCGACGCCTCCGTCGTCCACCTGGACGGCGCCGTGGAGACCGCGATCGAGCTGGGCGTCGCCGAGGTCATCGCCGACGTCGTGGAGACCGGCACCAGCCTGCGCAACGCGGGCCTGGAGGTCTTCGGCGAGCCGATCATGAAGTCCGAGGCCATCGTGATCCGCCGCACCGGCGCGGACGCGGAGGAGGCCGCCGAGCCGAAGGTCCAGCAGTTCCTGCGCCGCCTCCAGGGCGTCCTGGTCGCCCGGACGTACGTGATGATGGACTACGACTGCCGGGTCGAGCAGCTGGAGAAGGCCGTCGCCCTCACCCCCGGCCTGGAGTCCCCGACCGTCTCCCCGCTGCACAACGAGGGCTGGGTCGCGGTCCGCGCCATGGTCCCCGCCAAGGACGCGCAGCGGATCATGGACGACCTCTACGCCATCGGCGCCCGCGCCATCCTGACCACGGCCATCCACGCCTGCCGCCTCTGA
- a CDS encoding phosphoribosyl-ATP diphosphatase, translated as MSKKTFEELFTELQHKAAHGDPATSRTAELVGKGVHAIGKKVVEEAAEVWMAAEHEGKEAAAEEISQLLYHVQVMMVARGISLDDVYAHL; from the coding sequence ATGTCCAAGAAGACGTTCGAGGAGCTCTTCACCGAGCTCCAGCACAAGGCCGCCCACGGCGATCCCGCCACCTCCCGCACCGCCGAACTCGTCGGCAAGGGGGTCCATGCCATCGGCAAGAAGGTCGTCGAAGAGGCCGCCGAGGTCTGGATGGCCGCCGAGCACGAGGGCAAGGAGGCGGCAGCCGAGGAGATCTCCCAGCTGCTGTACCACGTCCAGGTGATGATGGTCGCCCGCGGGATCTCCCTGGACGACGTCTACGCCCACCTCTGA
- a CDS encoding hemolysin family protein — MITPLLLLAAAFVLILANGFFVAAEFGLVTVERPEAEKAAADGDKRARTVVEALKELSFQLSGTQLGITITSLVVGMLAEPALGRLLGPPFAALGLPDGVASGAAVLVGMLLAAAIQMVIGELVPKNWAVSRPLQVARFVAGPQHHFSRLFRPVIAALNTVANRLVRALGVEPADELASARTPGELVSLARHSAQAGALEQDTADLFVRTLSLGELTAQHVMTPRVKVSALQDSATAEDVVNLTRATGLSRFPVYREKIDEIVGMAHLKDALAVPAHDRLRTPAGRIARPALLVPETLPVQPLLARLRSEQPIAVVVDEYGGTAGVVTLEDIVEELVGEVRDEHDAKDVPELAAAPPEDGRPAWDVAGSCRVDILQRIGLDVPEGPYETVAGLVADLLGRIPAPGDRAELPGWRLAVRQVGHYRAERVRLVRTAPAANIAEAAR; from the coding sequence GTGATCACCCCCCTGCTGCTGCTCGCAGCCGCGTTCGTGCTGATTCTGGCCAACGGATTCTTCGTGGCGGCCGAATTCGGCCTGGTGACGGTCGAGCGCCCCGAGGCCGAGAAGGCCGCCGCCGACGGCGACAAGCGCGCTCGTACGGTCGTGGAGGCGCTGAAGGAACTCTCCTTCCAGCTCTCCGGCACCCAGCTCGGCATCACCATCACCTCCCTGGTCGTCGGCATGCTCGCCGAACCGGCCCTGGGCCGGCTGCTGGGTCCCCCGTTCGCCGCGCTCGGCCTGCCCGACGGCGTCGCCTCCGGTGCCGCCGTGCTCGTCGGCATGCTGCTGGCCGCCGCGATCCAGATGGTGATCGGCGAACTGGTGCCCAAGAACTGGGCGGTCTCCCGGCCGCTCCAGGTCGCGCGCTTCGTCGCGGGCCCCCAGCACCACTTCTCCCGGCTGTTCCGGCCGGTGATCGCCGCGCTCAACACGGTCGCCAACAGGCTGGTCCGCGCCCTCGGCGTCGAACCCGCCGACGAACTGGCCTCCGCCCGCACCCCCGGCGAACTGGTCTCCCTGGCCCGGCACTCCGCGCAGGCCGGCGCCCTGGAGCAGGACACCGCCGACCTGTTCGTGCGGACCCTCTCGCTGGGCGAGCTGACCGCACAGCACGTCATGACCCCGCGCGTGAAGGTCAGCGCGCTCCAGGACTCGGCCACCGCCGAGGACGTGGTCAACCTCACCCGGGCCACCGGACTGTCCCGCTTCCCCGTCTACCGGGAGAAGATCGACGAGATCGTCGGCATGGCCCACCTCAAGGACGCCCTCGCCGTCCCGGCGCACGACCGGCTGCGCACCCCGGCCGGCCGCATCGCCCGCCCCGCGCTGCTGGTCCCCGAGACCCTGCCCGTCCAGCCCCTGCTGGCGCGGCTGCGCAGCGAACAGCCCATCGCGGTCGTGGTGGACGAGTACGGCGGCACGGCCGGCGTGGTCACCCTGGAGGACATCGTCGAGGAACTGGTCGGCGAGGTCCGCGACGAGCACGACGCCAAGGACGTGCCCGAGCTGGCCGCCGCCCCGCCCGAGGACGGCAGGCCCGCCTGGGACGTGGCCGGCAGCTGCCGGGTCGACATCCTCCAGCGCATAGGTCTGGACGTGCCCGAGGGGCCGTACGAAACCGTCGCCGGGCTGGTCGCCGACCTGCTCGGCCGCATCCCCGCCCCCGGCGACCGGGCCGAACTGCCCGGCTGGCGGCTCGCGGTCCGCCAGGTCGGCCACTACCGCGCCGAGCGGGTCCGCCTGGTCAGGACGGCCCCGGCGGCGAACATCGCGGAGGCCGCCCGATGA